TCCCAGCCTTGACCGCGGTGCGAGCCGGAATCCCCCGGACGCACGGTGAGCACTCGGTTGAGCATCATCACGCCAGCATCCGACCAGGCGCTCAGGTCCCCGTGTCGCGGCGGTGTGACACCGAGGTCATCGCGCAACTCGACATAGATGTTGAGCAGCGATCGCGGCAGCGGCCACACGTCCGGAGCCACTGCGAACGAAAGTCCGATCGGGTGCGACGGGTTGGGGTAAGGGTCCTGGCCGACGATCAAGACGCGTACTTCGGCCAGCGGACGCCGGAACGCACGGAAGACGGCATCGCCCGCGGGCAGGTAGCCGCGACCAGCAGCGGACTCCGTTCGCAAGAAGTCGCCGAGCATCGCGATCCGCTCGTCGACCGGAGCGAGCACTTGCGCCCAGTCGGGCGCCATCAGGCCTCGCTCGACCAATCGCGCGAGCGAACTCATAGCAGCCCCGAAGCCGGGCGGGAGAGCCGGTCCAGGAAGGCCTTCAGCAGGGCCTCGCGCATCGCCGGGGCTGCCACGTCGAGCAGTGCGTTGACGTCCGCCATCGCCTCCGGCAATGCCAGGTCAGCTCCGCCCGCTGTCACCAACCCGGAGGCGGAAAGCAAGCCGTCGAAGTCTGCGTCGCTCAGTGCGACGGGGTCCAACGCCTCGATGAAGGCCACCACGTCTGCGTCCACCTGAACCGGTCCGGCGTTCTGGGCCGTCGAGACCGAGTCGGCCAAGGCCGACAAGAAGTCGTCCACGTGAGCCAGTGTGGCTGCGCTGACCGATAGATGGAGGTTCGCAGGTGTGGTGAGGGTGGCGGAGTGGGCGTACGTCATTTGTGGCTGGACATACCAACCCCGCAACTTCATCTCGTCGCAGATCGTGAACGGGTCGCACGAGGCATCGGTCGTCACCGCGAGCAGTGTCGAGTCGGGTCTGGCGAGGAGCGACAGGCCGGGCTGGGCCGCGATGCCGGCGACCAACTGATCCACGGCTGCGAAGACATCGCGCGCCACGGCGAGGTAGCCCTCGTCGCCGAGGTGGCGTACGACCGCCCACGCCCCGGCCACCGGACCTCCCGAACGAGTCGACTGCATCGTCGAGTTGAGCATCGTGTAGCCCGGCCACTGCGCCGAGGAGAAGAACTGCGGGGCCCGCAGGGCAGCCTCACGATGCAGCAGCAGAGAGGTG
This DNA window, taken from Nocardioides sp., encodes the following:
- a CDS encoding aminotransferase class V-fold PLP-dependent enzyme → MTSALDALRALQGQDLPVQGGRTLAYVYDSGLDEVDLLGREAVALYAGSNGLDPTAFPSLLAMENDLVGFAARLLDAPSTVVGSVTSGGTESVLLAVQTARDAYPTIESPEMVLPDTAHAAFHKAAHYFGVRPVIVPVGTDFRADASAMAAAVGPRTVLVVGSAPSYAHGVVDPIPALAATAARAGVRCHVDACIGGWVLPYATRLGRSVPPWTFAVEGVTSMSVDTHKYAYAPKGTSLLLHREAALRAPQFFSSAQWPGYTMLNSTMQSTRSGGPVAGAWAVVRHLGDEGYLAVARDVFAAVDQLVAGIAAQPGLSLLARPDSTLLAVTTDASCDPFTICDEMKLRGWYVQPQMTYAHSATLTTPANLHLSVSAATLAHVDDFLSALADSVSTAQNAGPVQVDADVVAFIEALDPVALSDADFDGLLSASGLVTAGGADLALPEAMADVNALLDVAAPAMREALLKAFLDRLSRPASGLL
- a CDS encoding uracil-DNA glycosylase, which produces MSSLARLVERGLMAPDWAQVLAPVDERIAMLGDFLRTESAAGRGYLPAGDAVFRAFRRPLAEVRVLIVGQDPYPNPSHPIGLSFAVAPDVWPLPRSLLNIYVELRDDLGVTPPRHGDLSAWSDAGVMMLNRVLTVRPGDSGSHRGQGWEDVTACAIAALAARGGPCAAILWGRDAQSLKPMLGPIPWVESAHPSPLSASRGFFGSRPFSRVNRLLVEQGGQPVDWTLPPGDASAALVEE